In Rahnella sikkimica, the following are encoded in one genomic region:
- the thiH gene encoding 2-iminoacetate synthase ThiH yields MSNFTDVWSTLDWDDISLRINSKTAQDVERALSRNKIDRDDFMALISPAALPYLEEMAQRAQQLTRQRFGNTVNFFAPLYLSNLCANECTYCGFSMSNKIKRKTLDEEEISAECEALNALGFKHLLLVTGEHKGKVGMDYFRRHFPAIRSHFDSLMIEVQPLPQEEYAELKTLGLDGVLVYQETYHAPTYALHHLRGQKQDFFWRLETPDRLGRAGIDKIGLGALFGLSGNWRTDSYMVAEHLLYLQRTYWQSRYSVAFPRLRPCTGGIEPASLLEENQLVQLICAFRMLSPDVELSLSTRESPYFRDHVIPLAINTVSAGSKTQPGGYADDHPELEQFAPHDNRSPQRVAAALTQAGLQPVWKDWDSFLGRAPQENVARLQPDNLSGMHIP; encoded by the coding sequence ATGAGTAACTTCACCGATGTCTGGTCAACGCTCGACTGGGACGATATTTCTCTGAGAATTAACAGTAAAACGGCCCAGGATGTTGAGCGGGCGCTGAGCAGGAACAAAATCGACCGTGATGATTTTATGGCACTGATTTCTCCGGCCGCATTGCCCTATCTCGAAGAAATGGCGCAGCGGGCGCAACAACTCACGCGCCAGCGTTTCGGCAATACCGTGAATTTCTTTGCGCCTCTTTATCTCTCCAATCTTTGCGCCAACGAATGTACGTACTGCGGCTTTTCGATGAGCAATAAGATCAAACGCAAAACCCTGGACGAAGAGGAGATCAGCGCTGAATGTGAGGCGCTGAATGCACTGGGCTTCAAACACCTGTTGCTGGTAACGGGCGAGCATAAAGGGAAGGTCGGCATGGATTATTTCCGCCGACATTTCCCGGCAATCCGCAGCCATTTTGATTCACTGATGATTGAAGTGCAGCCGCTGCCGCAGGAAGAATACGCCGAGTTAAAAACGCTGGGGCTGGACGGTGTTCTGGTTTATCAGGAAACCTATCACGCGCCGACGTATGCGCTGCATCATCTGCGCGGGCAAAAACAGGATTTCTTCTGGCGGCTGGAAACCCCTGACCGGCTGGGACGTGCGGGAATCGATAAGATCGGGCTCGGAGCGTTGTTCGGGCTTTCCGGAAACTGGCGAACTGACAGTTATATGGTGGCCGAGCATTTACTTTATCTGCAACGAACCTACTGGCAAAGCCGCTATTCGGTGGCATTTCCAAGATTGCGTCCATGTACCGGCGGAATCGAACCGGCGTCGTTACTGGAGGAAAACCAGCTCGTGCAGCTGATTTGCGCTTTCAGGATGCTGTCGCCGGATGTCGAGCTTTCCCTGTCGACACGCGAATCACCGTATTTCCGTGATCACGTCATTCCTCTGGCGATCAACACGGTCAGCGCCGGATCCAAAACACAGCCGGGCGGTTACGCAGACGATCATCCGGAACTGGAACAATTCGCGCCACATGATAACCGCTCACCGCAGCGGGTAGCGGCGGCCTTAACGCAGGCCGGATTGCAGCCGGTATGGAAAGACTGGGACAGTTTTTTGGGGCGTGCGCCGCAGGAAAATGTCGCCAGACTGCAACCCGATAATCTCTCGGGAATGCATATTCCATAA
- a CDS encoding thiazole synthase, whose protein sequence is MLKIADATFTSHLFTGTGKFANASLMQQSLAASGSQLVTMAMKRVDLRRGGDDILSPLQQLGVRLLPNTSGAKTAEEAVFAARLAREALGTHWVKLEIHPDMKYLLPDAIETLKAAEILVKQGFVVLPYCSADPVLCKRLEEAGCAAVMPLGSPIGSNQGLQTREFLQIIIEQSRVPVVVDAGIGAPSQAAEALEMGADAVLVNTAIAVARDPISMATAFRLAVESGLLARQSGLGGQQRYASASSPLTGFLTSPQATL, encoded by the coding sequence ATGTTAAAAATTGCTGATGCTACGTTTACCTCACACCTTTTTACCGGGACAGGAAAATTCGCTAATGCGTCTTTGATGCAGCAATCACTGGCGGCATCCGGTTCTCAGCTGGTGACGATGGCGATGAAACGCGTCGATTTGAGGCGCGGCGGGGATGACATTCTTTCGCCTTTGCAGCAACTTGGCGTGCGCTTGTTGCCCAATACGTCCGGCGCAAAAACGGCAGAAGAAGCGGTCTTTGCCGCCCGACTGGCACGCGAAGCGCTGGGCACGCACTGGGTAAAACTGGAAATCCATCCGGACATGAAATATCTGCTGCCCGATGCCATCGAAACCCTGAAGGCCGCAGAAATATTGGTGAAACAGGGCTTTGTGGTTTTGCCTTATTGCAGCGCTGACCCGGTGTTGTGCAAACGACTCGAAGAAGCCGGATGTGCCGCAGTCATGCCACTCGGCTCACCGATTGGCTCAAATCAGGGGCTGCAAACCCGTGAGTTCCTGCAAATTATTATCGAACAGTCGCGGGTGCCCGTTGTGGTTGATGCCGGGATCGGCGCACCCAGTCAGGCCGCAGAAGCGCTGGAAATGGGCGCGGATGCCGTGCTGGTGAATACGGCGATTGCCGTTGCGCGCGATCCGATTTCCATGGCGACGGCATTTCGTCTGGCCGTTGAATCGGGCCTGCTTGCCCGTCAAAGTGGATTAGGTGGACAGCAACGTTATGCCAGCGCATCCAGCCCGCTGACCGGATTTCTGACTTCCCCGCAGGCAACCTTATGA
- the thiS gene encoding sulfur carrier protein ThiS: protein MNILVNEETHHFTEPLTLNTLLNLLELNPAGSALAVNQVIIPRDNWPAHLLEDGDQVLLFQAIAGG, encoded by the coding sequence ATGAACATTCTCGTCAACGAAGAAACGCATCATTTCACTGAACCGCTGACGCTGAATACGCTGCTCAATCTCCTGGAACTGAACCCGGCGGGCAGCGCGCTTGCGGTCAATCAGGTCATAATTCCGCGTGATAACTGGCCTGCCCACTTACTGGAAGATGGCGATCAGGTATTGCTCTTTCAGGCGATTGCCGGAGGATGA
- a CDS encoding HesA/MoeB/ThiF family protein produces MLNDAAFMRYSRQLMLEEFGPQAQEKLLASKVLIVGLGGLGSPAALYLAAAGVGTLFLADDDTLHITNLQRQILYRTNDLDQPKASLAKRELLRLNPLCEAVAITERLAGETLLRAVGNADVVLDCSDNMETRHAVNKACVDRGKTLISGSAVGFSGQLLVIEAPYLHGCYACLYPDQETVQRNCRTSGVLGPVVGTIGILQALETLKILAGLPSSLSGKLRLFDGKTQNWRSLQLTRSPVCAVCGGQP; encoded by the coding sequence ATGCTTAACGACGCTGCTTTTATGCGCTACAGCCGTCAACTGATGCTGGAAGAATTTGGTCCACAGGCGCAGGAAAAGTTGCTGGCGTCAAAAGTGCTGATCGTCGGGCTCGGCGGTCTGGGTTCACCGGCAGCCCTTTATTTGGCGGCGGCGGGCGTTGGTACGTTATTTCTGGCCGATGATGACACATTGCACATCACCAATCTTCAGCGGCAAATACTCTACCGTACCAACGACCTTGATCAACCGAAAGCCAGTCTGGCGAAACGCGAACTGCTGCGCCTGAACCCACTTTGTGAAGCCGTTGCCATCACGGAACGGCTCGCAGGAGAAACGCTGCTTCGGGCCGTCGGCAATGCCGATGTCGTTTTAGATTGCAGCGACAATATGGAAACCCGACACGCGGTCAATAAAGCCTGCGTCGATAGGGGTAAAACGCTGATCAGCGGCAGCGCGGTTGGATTCAGCGGCCAGCTTCTGGTCATCGAAGCGCCCTATCTTCACGGCTGCTACGCCTGTTTGTATCCGGATCAGGAAACTGTGCAACGCAACTGCCGGACATCGGGCGTTCTCGGTCCGGTCGTTGGCACCATCGGCATCCTGCAGGCGCTGGAAACGCTCAAAATTCTGGCCGGTCTGCCGAGTTCTCTCAGCGGAAAGTTACGGCTGTTTGACGGGAAAACGCAAAACTGGCGCTCCCTGCAACTTACGCGCTCACCGGTTTGTGCCGTCTGCGGAGGCCAGCCATGA
- the thiE gene encoding thiamine phosphate synthase: MNQPAKTFPSVPFHLGLYPVVDTVQWIARLLDAGVKTLQLRVKDLPDEDVEPAIIEAITLGRKYDARLFINDYWRLAVKHQAYGVHLGQEDLDTADLQAILDAGLRLGVSTHDDDELARAVAVNPSYIALGHIFPTQTKDMPSAPQGLSELARHIVQLNGSFPTVAIGGISIDRAPSVLDCGVGSIAVVSAITQAADWRAATAELLALCASKVPEDA; encoded by the coding sequence ATGAATCAGCCTGCAAAGACGTTTCCGTCCGTTCCTTTCCATCTGGGTTTATATCCGGTGGTGGATACTGTCCAGTGGATTGCCCGACTGCTGGATGCGGGCGTTAAAACGCTGCAACTGCGGGTGAAAGATTTACCCGATGAAGACGTCGAACCTGCCATTATCGAAGCCATTACGCTGGGACGAAAATATGACGCGCGGCTGTTTATTAACGATTACTGGCGTCTGGCGGTAAAACATCAGGCGTACGGCGTGCATCTGGGCCAGGAAGATCTGGATACCGCCGATTTGCAGGCCATCCTTGATGCCGGTTTACGTCTGGGTGTATCAACGCATGACGACGATGAACTGGCCCGCGCTGTGGCGGTCAATCCGTCTTATATTGCACTCGGCCATATTTTCCCGACGCAGACCAAAGATATGCCGTCGGCACCGCAAGGTTTGTCGGAATTAGCCCGACACATTGTGCAGCTGAACGGCAGTTTCCCGACAGTCGCCATCGGCGGCATCAGTATTGACCGCGCGCCGTCGGTTCTGGATTGCGGCGTCGGCAGCATTGCCGTTGTCAGCGCCATAACGCAGGCCGCGGACTGGCGTGCGGCCACCGCAGAATTGCTGGCCTTATGCGCCAGCAAGGTTCCGGAAGATGCTTAA